The sequence GTTTGTCCACGCACGCGGCTCAGCGGTAAGTGTTGGGTTTGGCTAAATTGCGCAACATTTGCAGTATTACAGAGAACGACCACAGGGGCTGTAGCGATTTGCGTATTCTCTGCATGCACCTGCCATTGCTCATCGTCTCGAGTAAGAGTGATGGCGTGCTGGTTGTTTTTTATCGTGATCAAAGGATGCTGGCTGAGCACATGACACAAGGCCGGTGGATTGACCCAGCCGGTTTCAGGGTAAAACGCACCGCCGTTCTCCAGTGGGATGCCTGCCAGCTGGCTGGCTTGCTGTGCATCAACTGGGCGCAGTAGGGATTCTGGGAAGTGTGCAGTGAGCGCGTCGAGACGTTTTTGTTCTTTGTCGTTAAAGCCCAGCTGTAAAATCCCGCAGATGTCCCAGTCGCTTGTGTCCAGCGTGGCGGTTGAATGATTGCCCGTCTGTTGCGTGCTGCGCGCTTCTAATAAGCGGCGGCTATAACCAAAGCCCGAGATAATAAAACGCGAGAGCGCAGTAGCATGTGCCGACAGTTTTAAATACAAAATACCCTGCGCATTGCCAGACGCTTCTTGGGCAATGTTTTCGTGTTGTTCAATGAGGGTCACGCGCCAACCGCGCGCGGCGAGGCTGGCGGCGCTGGCGCAACCGGCGATGCCTGCACCGATAACAATGGCGTGGCGTTGCTCGCTGGCCAATTGAGGCTGCTCTGGTCTGGCAAACCAAGGTGCGGTTTTTTTGCTGGGCTGAGCTGCAGCGTCTAGGGGCTGAAAGTGACCCGCAAGCATTTCACGTTTGTGGCCAAAACCCGGCACACGCTTGACTGCAAAGCCGACTGTCAGTAAACCGCGACGAACAAAACCTGCACTGGTAAAGGTGGCCAGTGTGGTGCTGGGCTTAGCCAGCCGCGCCAGTTGCGCAAACAGCTGCTCATTCCACATCTCAGGGTTTTTTGCAGGGGCAAAACCATCGAGAAACCACGCATCAACGTTGCCATCCAGTTGCTGCAGCATCTCTAGTGCATCGCCAATCAGTAAGGTCAGATTGATTCGCCCGTTGGCCAACTGCATGTGCTGAAAGCCGCTATGGATGGCGTGGTATTGCTGTAACAGCTGTTCGCGTAACTCACTCAGTTGCGGCCACAACGCCAGTGCTTGTTCAAGGTCACTGTGTTGTAACGGGTATTTTTCCACACTAATAAACTGCAGACGCGCACCTGCTGGCGCATGCGCTAAAAAACACTGCCAAGCCGATAAGAAGTTTAAGCCAGTGCCAAAACCCGTCTCGCCAATCACAAAGGTATCGCCGTCGTTTAATGCAGCGAAACGTTCAGCCAGCTGATTGTGCTGAAGAAACACATGCCGCGACTCATCTAAACCAGAAGTCTTAGAAAAATATACATCATCAAATTGGCTGGAGAGGGGCTGGCCCTGTTCGTCCCAGTTTATCTTTGCGTGATCAATCTCTGCCATTGCTTTGCCTTTATCTAATCAGGTGGTGATAGCCGTATCTGAGCCAGTTCAGTAGGGGCGGCACGCTTTTTGCAGAACTCATGCCAATCCAGTTGAAATGACTGATTTTTGACGTTTTGAATTGAGTAGCTGCTATGAGCGCTCCGTTAAACATTAAGCCGAGCCCACAAACATCTGTTACTGACGATGCGCCCGAGGTTGCCGAGCTGCAAACACAACTTGAGCAGTTTACCCGCTTGAGTGAGCAGTTTGCAGGCTCTTTGCAATCCATGCAGACGCGCTACAGCCAGGTGCAGGATGAATTGGCTCAGGTTAGCGCGCAGCGTTTACAAGAATTGGCGGAAAAAGAGCGTTTAGCTCAGCGTTTACAGCAGATTTTAGATGTGCTGCCTGGAGCTGTGGTGATTGTTGATGGTCAGGGCTTGATTAAAGAAGCCAACCCAGCGGCGACTGCGTTGCTGGGTGTACCTTTAGTCGGTGTGCTGTGGCGCGATGTAATTGTCCAGTGTTTTGTCTATCGCGCTGATGATGGTCACGAGGTGTCGTTGCACAATGGCCGGCGCGTTTCCATTGCTTTGCAAGCGCTGCCCAATGAACCCGGCCAGCTGATTATGCTCACCGATATGACCGATACCCGCCGCTTGCAGGCCGAGCTGGCGCAACATGAACGGTTATCGGCGCTGGGTAAAATGACTGCAGCCTTGGCGCATCAGATTCGCACGCCATTATCAGCAGCCATGCTGTATGCCAGTCACCTGACTGAAAACAGCTTAAATCCTGAATTGCAGCAGCGTTTTGCCGGACGTTTACAAGATCGTCTGCATGAGTTGGAGCGGCAAGTGCGCGATATGTTGCTGTTTGCCCGTGGTCCTTTACCGCGCGAGCAGCGCAGCAGTGTCGCGCAACTCTGGCAAGCCTTGCAGGATGCTGCTGAGCCGCATTTGCGTGAACATCGCGTGCGTTGGCAGTGCGATATTGCTGCTGCACAGCAGGTTGGTGTGCTCTGTAATCAGGATGTCTTGCTCGGCGCTTTATTAAATTTACTGCATAACAGCG comes from Pseudomonas sp. C27(2019) and encodes:
- a CDS encoding ATP-binding protein, which produces MSAPLNIKPSPQTSVTDDAPEVAELQTQLEQFTRLSEQFAGSLQSMQTRYSQVQDELAQVSAQRLQELAEKERLAQRLQQILDVLPGAVVIVDGQGLIKEANPAATALLGVPLVGVLWRDVIVQCFVYRADDGHEVSLHNGRRVSIALQALPNEPGQLIMLTDMTDTRRLQAELAQHERLSALGKMTAALAHQIRTPLSAAMLYASHLTENSLNPELQQRFAGRLQDRLHELERQVRDMLLFARGPLPREQRSSVAQLWQALQDAAEPHLREHRVRWQCDIAAAQQVGVLCNQDVLLGALLNLLHNSAQSAVQPVSIKVHAYLRENVLRLVVTDNGEGMNAELLEQVQESFFTRKSNGTGLGLMVVRAVAEAHQGRFVLRSKLGRGTSALVEVPLLADFSVAASKSTAMTAENTAQVFAGGYQ
- the mnmC gene encoding bifunctional tRNA (5-methylaminomethyl-2-thiouridine)(34)-methyltransferase MnmD/FAD-dependent 5-carboxymethylaminomethyl-2-thiouridine(34) oxidoreductase MnmC — its product is MAEIDHAKINWDEQGQPLSSQFDDVYFSKTSGLDESRHVFLQHNQLAERFAALNDGDTFVIGETGFGTGLNFLSAWQCFLAHAPAGARLQFISVEKYPLQHSDLEQALALWPQLSELREQLLQQYHAIHSGFQHMQLANGRINLTLLIGDALEMLQQLDGNVDAWFLDGFAPAKNPEMWNEQLFAQLARLAKPSTTLATFTSAGFVRRGLLTVGFAVKRVPGFGHKREMLAGHFQPLDAAAQPSKKTAPWFARPEQPQLASEQRHAIVIGAGIAGCASAASLAARGWRVTLIEQHENIAQEASGNAQGILYLKLSAHATALSRFIISGFGYSRRLLEARSTQQTGNHSTATLDTSDWDICGILQLGFNDKEQKRLDALTAHFPESLLRPVDAQQASQLAGIPLENGGAFYPETGWVNPPALCHVLSQHPLITIKNNQHAITLTRDDEQWQVHAENTQIATAPVVVLCNTANVAQFSQTQHLPLSRVRGQTTQLPATTASHSIKAVVCANGYISPARHNTHTIGASFNFADDSQEATLAEHRSNLALLHELAPSFKLHLATEAIDVATLKGHAAFRCTSIDYLPLVGPVAQHEAFMQTYADLRKDARLPLSQSCPWHKGLYVNTAHGSRGLLSAPLAGELLAAWVCAEPLPIPLELAQNCHPNRFALRALMRNTPK